The window tttgtcaaattgtacaaaaatatatgctttttcatatttgtaacttcaaaaagatacattatgataatttgaaattaatcaaaattgaataaaatggtaattaaatatttgtaaatctaattatttttttatcttgtttagttggattctcataaaaaaaaatcgataggttaaacaaatgtttcaaaatttgttgtgttattgttttgtctataaattataaaatttattgaattaatatatttaattattacacccttaaataatattttattaagacattagagaagtatgttatgagttcttttgtcaaaattttacaaaaatctatgttttttcatatttgtcacgaaaatttatatgttaaacttacttttacaaaattcttaactttgtcaggaaaacaaaaatctatgctttttcatatttgtcaacgttctcacactttctaagaatatattagcttagtcacttacttatttttttttacaaaacaaagtatcggagtcttgaaagttgaattcatattattgtaaatgtacataagagtttgtgattatatacttagtggttcttgtatatgtgtccaagaaagtttcaatggcttagtggtaactgtcatatatatatatcatactaacccgggttcgattctcaccttcgcattgtttttttattttttacgaaaaaaatgagatgacatggcaatttcgggttctctgattggttgatttttctatcctatgtggacaccctctccatggcttatatcccccttttagtatagtatagatctatgttttttcatatttgtcacgaaaatttatatgttaaacttacttttacaaaattcttaactttgtcacgaaaacaaaaatctatgctttttcatatttgtcaacgttctcacactttctaagaatatattagcttagtcacttacttatttttttttacaaaacaaagtatcggagtcttgaaagttgaattcatattattgtaaatgtacataagagtttgtgattatatacttagtggttcttgtatatgtgtccaagaaagtttcaatggcttagtggtaactgtcctatatatatatcatactaacccgggttcgattctcaccttcgcattgattttttattttttacgaaaaaaaatgagatgacatggcaatttcgggttctctgattggttgatttttctatcctatgtggacaccctctccatggcttatatccccttttagtatagtattttttacgaaaaaaaatgagatgacatgacaatttcgggttctctgattggttgatttttctatcctatgtggacaccctctccatggcttatatccccttttagtatagtatagattatattTAAAAGGACATCACACAAGTAGGCCGATAAATCTTCATTTGATAGCGCACGGTAACATTGGTGAAGAAgacacaaatatttatatagcaaGAGGTCAACTACAAGTTTTGTTCTCATGCCACAACACCCACCAATAGCACAAACACAAAATAAAGTTATAGAAAAACAGCAGTTTACAAGTAAAATCGCGAACAACGAGATGAGATCTATCATAACTTTTAGACTACCATTTCACAACACAACCCACATTTAAAAACCAGAGCACTGTGCACATGCATGCAAAAGAAAAGAGTAGAAAACACGAAAAAAACTCTTAATCCTTCTTCTTGTCCTTCAATGGCCCCCTTGGGATTTTGCTCAATACCTTTGCGTCCAACACAGCATATTGCTTCTTCAACTCAGCCATTGCTTTCTCACCATATGAGTCTACTTTGTCTTCGTACTTGTCGTAGACAAGAGGAACAGTGAAAAGTAGAACCAAAGCTGAATCAAGCAGAAGATCAATCAAGAAGCCAAAATCCAATCATTACCATTGTTTGAATACAATATGTGTTAAAGAAGGTAGAAGCAATGGAATATATAGTTACCTATGTATGCCAAAGTCAAGAAACTACAACATCCACCCAAGATTGATAGAATCCACAACCCGAACAGAGCCTAATTTGATCACAGACAGTAgagttataaacttataatcaCGATGAGACATTGAGAGAACAGGTTTAAAACTTACAGAGAGGAATTTCTTGAGATCCCTTCCAGATGCAATCTCGTGAAGAGAGGAGAACCCACGGTTGATTTCGATTCTGAGCCCAGATGCAAGCTGGAGAAGCGGGTCCTCAGGGATATGTACTTCAGGAATCTTTGGTGGAGACCTGAAAAAATAATGTAACGAGTTGTGAATGAACATGGTGAAGCCAGCAAGCCACTTTCATGAGACTAAACAATGAACTTACTTGTGAATGAACATGGTGGCATTAGACCATAGAAACAACACAGCGAGAGCGACGATCATAACGTGACACAGCAGAGTGAGAAGATGATACTCCATGAGTTCAAAGAGCACCCAGGCTACTGTGGCACCACCAAGCACACCACCTGACATCTTCTTGTTCTTCCACATGAATATATCAGCCGCTGCAATTACAACAAAATCAACAAAGCTCTTAATCTAATGCAAGAATCTCTGTGATAATCTATCATGACTCAATCTAGCAAAATCAATCATCTAGAAGGAAGCATCAAGCTCTAACTAGCgatcaaatcaaatcaacatCTAGAAGAGAAACAAACGAGACGAGATCGGCGTGAAACGTACGTTTTCCGCCACCGAGAACCTTATGAACAGGCCTCTCCCTGCCGAACAGACGGTAAACCTTCGATTTCAGAGACGACGGAGACGACGGCTTCTTCTCACTCTCGTCATCTGATGACGACGACGAGCCACCTTTGTGGTGGATCTTCTCAGATATTTTGTCCATCAACGATCCTCTCTCCACAACTTCCACCGCCGGATCCAAATTAGGGAGAGATTCTTCGTGCTTGTGTTCGTCCGCCATTGTTTCCGATCGATTCGTGCAGAATCTAGCTTCCGATTCtagagaacaacaacaacaaacgtTAAACACTGATGAGAGAAGGATCTCGAAGGATGGCCTATAACGAAATTTAACTCGATCTGAGCCGTTGAATTGGTTTGATCTGAACCGTTGAGTTGCCACACCTGCTCCCTTTTTTAAAATTCGAGCGACGCTTGGGGAAAAGATAAAAGGCATGATGATGGTGGGGACAACTGAACATTTCGTATTTTCATTGGACCCAGATTTGACGCCGTCATTGTTAACGGCTTCTCGAGGGTTGAATTCGCCGTTAAAAAACCAAGTCTGTTTAACGGCTCCGTTCGTTGAACACTGTATTCTTCTGGTTATTTTAGTAGCGTCCAGGTGTCGCGAGCATGGAAGCTACCAGCCTTATGACACTTGGTACAATAAAAGCCATTCCTTTAGGTGAATCATGCTTTTTGGTCTGCGTCAAGAGACAATGACATTCATATATCTTTGTCAATAAATTATATAGTATTCATTAGGAAGTAGGAACTGTCTATTACATCAATAattttaccatgaaaaagaattTGCAACCATCCtataaaaatctatatataaggTTTTGTTATATTATGCCATAGATCTTTTACCAAATTATCTTCATGTTCTACATAAATAATAATGAATTTGAAAACGCTGTGTTATGGTTATGTAAGAACATACGCCAAACTGAGAATATAGGCCCAATACGATGAGGTCCAGTTATAATTATCTCATAAGTCGAAAGAAGCAAGATGATTTAAACCCGGAACCGGAAGCATGGCCGTAAGTAAACCGGTATCTAATAGATATTGATAGAAATCTCGAGATTGTGTAATTTACCTTTTATTTTGAAGACGAACCAGAAATGTAATAGCAAAGAAGTTGTTGAGAAGAGGAGAAGAACGATTTCTTAACAGAAATATTTTGATTGGTGAGAAGTAAAAGATTTGAATTCAAATATGTGTCATCCTAAAATTGATTGACGCATTAGACTGATACTAGAGAAGAAAAGGTTGTGATGATAAGAGTTGAGTTTTTGAGATAGGTTTCTAAAAAGGATAGAGTTGAGGTTTTGTAATGGGATTTGGAGGCATCCAGTTATTGAAGAAGGATGGAGAGAATCAATGGGAAGAATATCCAGTTAGATGCCACCAAGTTTAATTTGGTTGCTCAAGTTTTAATTGTTGTATCATTTAATCACCTAATAATAAAACATGGCTTCAATTGGTGATAACTATAAGAATGGAGAATatgaataaaatgaaaaataaaatttaattcgaagaactaaaaaaataaaaaaatataaattttttgttcatttggTTCTTCGTCAAAATtgtaaagaaattttttttatgaacttATTATTCTGTAAGAAACTTAAAGGAAAATATGAAATCCACCTctcaataatttaattaaaatttcaacataACTATTATAAATTTACAAGAACAAAGAATTggccataattttttttttcaacatgaTCACCAGTTAGAGTCATAAACTTTTTCGAAAAGagaatttaaccaaaaaaaatatatatattggtaaTGTAGATAACAGTTACAAATAAAATGGGTCAAtacattaaacaaataaaaagtatagGGACCAATCACCAAATTCCGAGAATACGTCAAACAGACAAGGCTAATCAAAGATTCGCACGTGCGTTGGAACTTCACACGTGCCGTAACCAGGTGGGGCCCACTGCTCCGCTCCTCCTTTGAAATATTGAGAAGATGAAGTAGCCGTTCTAGGGTTTACGAATCGGTGTCTTCTTCACCTActtaactctctctctctctctgtatctTCTCCATAGACGCCGGTGCGACTTATACATCCGATTTCGTCTGTGTGAGAGAGATAGATAAGATGGACGAGACTTTACTGGACGATATAATACGGAGGCTGTTGGAGACGAATAACGGCAAGGCGGGGAAGCAGGTAAAGCTACTTGAGGTGGAGATACGGCAGCTCTGCTATGCTTCCAAGGAGGTGTTTCTCAGCCAGCCTAATCTCCTTGAGCTCCAGGCTCCTATCAAGATTTGCGGTAAACAAAGATCCATCCTTTCAACCTTCTTACATGTTTTTAACTGCTTGCATTTCTCCTTGTGTTGTGGGTTCTTGGTAGAATGCTTTTTCTTATGTAAATGTTTTGGCTTTGTAACTATGTTGTTGAGG of the Brassica rapa cultivar Chiifu-401-42 chromosome A03, CAAS_Brap_v3.01, whole genome shotgun sequence genome contains:
- the LOC103858597 gene encoding reticulon-like protein B2, producing MADEHKHEESLPNLDPAVEVVERGSLMDKISEKIHHKGGSSSSSDDESEKKPSSPSSLKSKVYRLFGRERPVHKVLGGGKPADIFMWKNKKMSGGVLGGATVAWVLFELMEYHLLTLLCHVMIVALAVLFLWSNATMFIHKSPPKIPEVHIPEDPLLQLASGLRIEINRGFSSLHEIASGRDLKKFLSALFGLWILSILGGCCSFLTLAYIALVLLFTVPLVYDKYEDKVDSYGEKAMAELKKQYAVLDAKVLSKIPRGPLKDKKKD